Sequence from the Rutidosis leptorrhynchoides isolate AG116_Rl617_1_P2 unplaced genomic scaffold, CSIRO_AGI_Rlap_v1 contig515, whole genome shotgun sequence genome:
TCATACATATAGCTcactttatttttcttttcttgggAAAAAACACGTGCATGTCAGTGACTTTTTTTACTATCATACTATAGTGAAAATATTTATTTGGTCCCTAACCTTTTAAGTTGTCGATCATCTATCCATCTTATTTTTAATGTTTTATTTTAATCACtcgtaatttttttatttttttttgaaattatCTAGTTGTATTGTACTTCCTCTGTATACAAATAGATGGAGTTTTTGATATTTTTTTTGTGTTTAAATAGTTGACGTTTTGAGAATATCAATgcattttttccatttttatcCCTCCACTAACTTTACACTCACTTACAATCATTAATTTAATTGAGAAAAAAAagaataaaattataaaataaggatAATTTATATATTGAAGTTAATGATATTGATATGCGTGAAAAGTCCTAAAATATCAACTATTCAAATACAGATGGAGTATTTATAGATCGATGAATTTTTAGCAtcaagaataaaaaaaatattcatttttacatGTATATTTATTTTTTACCTTTAACTCAATGATAAAGTCATCTCTTTTCTTAAAATAGTCATAAAATTCCCTCCAAAGTTATGTAGATGGGACTAcaaataaatgaataataatagtatatataaaTCAATTTCATTTGCATACTCCACAGATATAAGTAGTTATGTTATGAAATTTTCTTACAGTGCAAAAATGTTTTGAATATTTTGTAGTGTATAAGGTAGATATTCTTAAAAAACAAAGTTTAATAGCTTAATTGGACCTTAGGAAAAAGTACAAGGAGTGAAAAAAATAACTATCAAAAGACTGCTGAACAAAGTACAAACTTAATAATATATGCTCCATTAATACGATACGACACCGTGTTGAAGCTAAAATCATTCGAAGAACCTCTGGGGAGTGGGCTTCTGCATTGCACAAAATTCTTCAAATCAAATCCCTAATACACCGAAGTGTTTGAAAATCATTCCCAAATTCAACTTCACCCAAATTATCGCGATTTCAGTCTCGGACTGTAATTGAATTGATCAACACTGTAAGCGTAAAAAGGAATACGCAATGCTCGGTGGATTGTACGGAGACCTCCCTCCACCGTCCGACGAGGACAAGCCCACCGCCGCTTCGACCAATGTGTGGTCTAGTGCGACCAAGATGGCTCCATCGACGCTGCGTAAACCCGCTTTTACGCCGCAGACTGTGCTTAAACCCAATAGAACCTTGATCAGCTCTAAACTGCCATCTGCCTCCAATGCCGCCGCCAACACAACTAGCTTTTCCGTGTCATCGGCGCTGCCTTCGGATGAGATTTCCGCCCTTCAACCCGCGTTTGTTGGTGCTACTTCTGCAGTCGTCGACGAATACGACCCTGCGAGACCGAACGATTATGAGGAGTATaggagagagaggaagaagaagcaGGTGGAGGAGGAGACTAGGAGAGAATTGGAGAGGAGGAGGCAAGAGGAGgaggagagagaaagagagagggaAAGAGAAAGGATGAGAGAGAGATCGGAGTTGAGTATTTCGGGAGAAGAGGCTTGGAAAAGGCGTGCAGCTATGAGTAGCGGTGGTAGAGGAGGCAGGGGAAGGTCGCCGTCGCCAACTGATGAGAATGTGGAGGGTGCTAGTGGTGGTGGCGGAGTGGGAGGTTTTAGTATAGGAAAGTCTGAGACGAGCGGTTTAGGTGTAGGAGCTGGTGGTCAGATGACGGCCGCACAGAGGATGATGGCGAAAATGGGATGGAAGCAAGGACAAGGTTTGGGAAAGCAAGAGCAGGGGATTACTACACCATTAATGGCGAAGAAGACAGATAAGAGAGCTGGAGTCATTGTTAATGCTAGTGAGAATACCAAGGCCGCAGACAAGAAGGTCAAGGGTGTCAATTTCAATGGGCCACCAACTAGGGTGTTAATGCTTAGAAACATGGTATGATATTTTTCCCAACTTTATAATGCCTGAAAGGTTTAGTTTTTAATCATCTCACTGACGGGTGTATATTTTCGCATGATAACGATGACTGAAAGTATATAGAAATGGTGATTATTGATTGATCACTCTTTGCAATAATGAAAAATTGACAACATTATGTTTTTGACTATCCCATGTTCTGCATGCATTTCCCATGTTCCTGTTTATTTACTGGTAGCATGTTGATATTTTGAATAATTGGTATCATGCATCCGATAGGCTCAGTTTGTTTGACTGAGATCTCAACACTATGGAGTGTATTTGTTGTTGCTTGTTAGACTCTCGTGTCCAAGTTAGCTGCATTTTGTCTAGGCCTGAAAAATAATCCTTTATATCTCCTGTATAGCCTGTGGATCTGTTGAAAGTTCCTCCCTTTTGAAAATAGCTCCCTCTTTTCTTCAATAATCAATGAAGCTGATAAATAGCTCCAAATGTGATAGAATTTTATTAGTAAGACGATAGTTTATGCTAACACAGAAACGGTTGGAGCAAAATTTTTGAAAGGTTTGTTATTCCCTTGTGGTTCTAAAACATGTATTATATACTTATTCCAACTCTCTGCTCTCTTTGAGAGTGTTCTGTCTACTCTTGAAGTTATTGTTATTCGTCTTTTTCAAGCAAGCAGATAAACGAATCAGAATTGGTATTGAGTAATTGTTTCGAGTGAAATTTATGGTTTATTGCGGGATTTGTGTAGTAATATATATCTCCTCATCAAATTGAAATTCTTTTAGTGTTCATTGTCTGTATTTTTGTGGCATCCCCTACTTGTTAATTTGGAAAGTTATGGCCTTTTTGTCTCGACTCTCCATAATCGAAATTCTGTGTTTACTTTGGATGCTGATTTTGTCTTCTTGCCTTTACTGACTGACTTCTTTTTTTCCTCTAGGTGGGCCCTGGCGAGGTTGACGATGAGCTAGAGGATGAAGTTGCATCTGAGTGTGCAAAGTACGGCACAGTGACAAGGGTTCTTATATTTGAGATAACTGAGCCAAATTTCCCTTCTGAGGAAGCCGTCAGAATTTTCATTCAGTTCGAGAGATCAGAAGAAACCACAAAAGCATATATTGACCTTGATGGTAGGTTTTTCGGCGGTAGAGTTGTGCGAGCTGCTTTTTACAGTGAAGAAAGATTCGGTAAAAATGAGTTAGCCCCATTGCCTGGGGAAGTGCCTGGTTTCTTTTAAATTAAACAGTAAGGTTTAATACTCTAAGTCTTGCTCGTCAAGACAGTAATGGACTGAGATCTGAGTCTGTAGCAATTGAACAATCTAGTAGGAGAACTTGGAGGTCTGTTCAAATCGTTTCCAGGTGTTTAATAGGAAATCATTTTGTAACATGGAAAAGTAGGCAGACTTGAAGCAGATGTTTACTGTTTCTGTCTAAGGTTTCATTCTCAGTTAAGATATTGTCACTACAATGCATGCAAGTTTTTTGGCATAATAACAGAATCTGCATTCTACTTTTATAGCCTTCCTTGATGTTTTAACTATCTGAATTTAGAATATGTGAGGTTTTATGCTTGACTTGATACATGATTTCTTACTTATGaaaatattactaataaataaataagGTTTTAGTCTGTATTTTACTACTATGATTTGACCTAGAATAGAAATCAATCACTGCCTAAAAGTGGAAACTTCCAAACTGGTCGTGATGAGGATGATGCAGAGGCGATCCAACTGGTGTGTTCTGGTT
This genomic interval carries:
- the LOC139884175 gene encoding DNA-damage-repair/toleration protein 111-like; the protein is MLGGLYGDLPPPSDEDKPTAASTNVWSSATKMAPSTLRKPAFTPQTVLKPNRTLISSKLPSASNAAANTTSFSVSSALPSDEISALQPAFVGATSAVVDEYDPARPNDYEEYRRERKKKQVEEETRRELERRRQEEEERERERERERMRERSELSISGEEAWKRRAAMSSGGRGGRGRSPSPTDENVEGASGGGGVGGFSIGKSETSGLGVGAGGQMTAAQRMMAKMGWKQGQGLGKQEQGITTPLMAKKTDKRAGVIVNASENTKAADKKVKGVNFNGPPTRVLMLRNMVGPGEVDDELEDEVASECAKYGTVTRVLIFEITEPNFPSEEAVRIFIQFERSEETTKAYIDLDGRFFGGRVVRAAFYSEERFGKNELAPLPGEVPGFF